In one window of Bemisia tabaci chromosome 4, PGI_BMITA_v3 DNA:
- the LOC109034147 gene encoding MAPK regulated corepressor interacting protein 2 → MYTVSKNPIKIVAKTRRGMMQNLDRLDSLRDSSKKSHDNDNGEIISEPKPVFQQSSSKKPTCLRAQQAPISPQHEELIKFIYESWNSICKECNTSSEESSDNTQSICYYDDGEPNPSLQDFKPIDLELWWGKQLFNTLMNSS, encoded by the exons ATGTACACTGTTTCGAAGAATCCTATCAAAATTGTTGCGAAGACAAGGCGAG gTATGATGCAGAATCTTGATAGGCTAGATTCACTGAGGGACAGTTCGAAGAAATCACACGATAACGACAATGGAGAAATAATCAG tgaGCCCAAACCAGTATTTCAGCAAAGCAGCTCGAAGAAACCTACCTGCTTACGAGCGCAGCAAGCTCCAATTAGCCCACAGCATGAAGAATTAATTAAATTCATCTATGAAT CTTGGAATTCAATCTGTAAAGAATGTAACACTAGCTCAGAAGAATCATCGGACA atacTCAGTCGATATGTTACTACGATGATGGAGAACCAAACCCTAGTTTACAAG ACTTCAAACCCATTGATCTTGAGTTGTGGTGGGGAAAGCAGCTTTTCAACACACTCATGAATTCCTCGTAG
- the LOC109034149 gene encoding uncharacterized protein, translating into MDHTGNQIKFLPHHEQRSLCTTRPPYRQGRKLTAVKVYTVNDESVHLLIHGVPSIGLLSEVSMLCERYGRVKSVKLVDQYSPEQEEFTNVYHVQFERIQSARFAKKIIDTKSFFGGILHVCYAPELETIQETKLKLVNRKREIAKRTRNLPSFGEDVKNHELHHIAENNSFNAGYADKSSLESHKASNSLSSLAAAHLCFPPPSITIGSDSQESPIFLPQIQSSTQVTMPSSNLGSMYQQFPLLEGSASESSSKNLIETTPLVIPAMPSTSRKRPGSYSDSHSNSICKSGSSTGLSSASLGSKKNYIPTKIKRTAPISLKQSHSDGCYSQPPGHQSSSPLQAPQSSASHLSKQDVNNVNASKRPAVTPIKFLPRSVLMKKPKK; encoded by the coding sequence ATGGATCACACTGGTAACCAAATTAAGTTTTTGCCTCATCATGAACAGAGAAGTTTATGTACCACAAGACCACCTTATCGGCAAGGAAGGAAATTAACTGCTGTTAAAGTTTACACTGTTAACGATGAATCCGTACACCTACTGATTCATGGGGTGCCATCTATTGGACTTCTCTCGGAAGTCTCAATGCTCTGCGAGCGATATGGTCGCGTCAAATCTGTGAAACTTGTGGACCAATATTCACCGGAGCAAGAAGAATTCACCAACGTTTATCATGTCCAGTTTGAAAGAATTCAGTCCGCTAGATTTGCCAAGAAAATTATCGACACCAAATCATTTTTCGGTGGTATTTTACATGTATGTTATGCTCCAGAATTGGAAACAATCCAGGAAACAAAACTGAAACTTGTCAATCGGAAACGAGAAATTGCTAAGCGCACAAGAAATTTGCCTTCTTTTGGGGAAGATGTGAAGAATCATGAGCTCCACCACATTGCCGAGAACAACTCATTTAATGCAGGGTATGCTGATAAAAGTTCACTGGAAAGTCACAAAGCTTCGAACTCCCTTTCCTCACTTGCTGCTGCTCATTTATGTTTTCCGCCACCCTCAATCACTATTGGCTCTGATTCACAGGAGTCGCCAATATTCTTGCCACAAATTCAATCTAGTACTCAAGTGACGATGCCATCTAGTAATCTTGGCAGCATGTATCAACAATTTCCTCTTTTGGAGGGATCAGCAAGTGAAAGCAGCTCAAAGAATTTAATTGAAACGACTCCTCTAGTAATACCAGCAATGCCCTCTACCTCTCGTAAACGACCAGGTTCTTACTCAGATTCTCATTCAAATTCGATTTGTAAGTCAGGAAGCAGCACCGGGTTGTCCTCTGCTAGTCTtggttcaaagaaaaattatattccCACGAAAATTAAGAGGACTGCTCCGATCTCCCTGAAACAATCGCATTCTGATGGCTGTTACTCTCAGCCACCTGGACATCAATCCTCATCTCCACTTCAAGCACCTCAAAGCTCTGCCTCTCATCTCTCAAAACAAGATGTCAATAACGTAAATGCTTCAAAGCGACCTGCAGTCACACCAATCAAATTTTTACCAAGGAGTGTGCttatgaaaaaaccaaaaaaataa
- the LOC109034148 gene encoding protocadherin-15, translated as MHRVAPLLLCRLVIISNLLLALAQNAVDNRCYLESGGSAESFFVSEDLPVGATIGVIRIVGELGERGNIELRLQESDSPVRITPNSKNLTLTRKLDKEGIEGPSSVYVNIICDRKRTSDPGFVIPVNIRVTDANDNAPQFVNAPYVLNISEVTVVGTRVLQGVKAVDADQQGPFSTVQYSVLSGPHSDYFVFINGLEGTLVLRKALDYETLSNFTLVIRAQDQGSPPQWSDTLLHVNVIDADDQNPKFYHDHYTATLPEATQQGTRLKIFPDEIAAYDQDIGINAPVYYTFNADGIEYRYFEVDRASAHISTKRAISEDELLQPVTIVIKATQFDNADRYALATLTVARPGSSTRDLTFLQSHYYAGVLENTPIGSVILTVVTNKPRNKRIRYWLSEYESMFQVTPSGDITLLQALDYETEELYTFNVHASDTFSNATCFVNITVLNVNDWDPRFRYPQYEFFLNDDALIPGSVVGKVEAADGDKNDYITLSLRGPAAKMFSVNEEGVITLCDVTAFNSSTAHLVAVATDSGIPPRQASVPVIVHIPGVMVGGWATRGPGFVTTVIFGTTLSVLALIIILLLAYIHKNKKQKSATRLENNMNKFGGFVASPVYPEKVVGIGKMENPVFNGGRNTSPSQFSTATVKSIMSPNRMNNSQLSATTSHRIKQKIAPAPPQVPKLSTPSPPHSRLWPQGSFPRRVKKLSWNDESDSYQRRGDVDSEVNSSPLALENNKGSEHMNLTVYF; from the exons GCGTGATCCGGATCGTGGGAGAGCTCGGCGAGCGAGGGAACATCGAGCTCCGGCTCCAGGAGTCCGACAGCCCCGTACGGATCACCCCCAACTCCAAGAACTTAACGCTCACCAGGAAGTTGGACAAAGAG ggaaTCGAAGGACCTTCGTCGGTTTATGTAAATATTATCTGTGATAGAAAACGAACTTCGGATCCC GGTTTTGTGATTCCTGTAAATATTCGAGTCACCGATGCCAACGATAATGCTCCCCAATTCGTAAATGCACCGTACGTTTTAAATATATCCGAG GTAACGGTTGTGGGAACTCGTGTCTTGCAAGGTGTCAAAGCTGTAGATGCAGATCAACAAGGACCCTTCTCGACAGTGCAATACTCAGTGCTTTCTGGGCCACACTCG gACTATTTTGTCTTCATCAACGGCCTGGAGGGTACCCTAGTCTTAAGGAAAGCCTTGGATTATGAGACTCTCTCCAATTTCACGCTCGTTATTCGAGCACAG GATCAAGGAAGTCCACCACAATGGTCAGATACCCTGCTCCATGTGAATGTAATTGATGCTGATGACCAAAATCCCAAATTCTATCATGATCACTACACGGCAACTCTTCCTGAAGCTACACAACAG GGCACAAGactgaaaattttccctgacgAAATAGCAGCATATGATCAAGATATTGGCATCAATGCACCTGTTTATTATACATTTAATGCAG ATGGCATCGAATACAGATACTTTGAAGTTGATCGAGCAAGTGCTCATATTTCGACAAAACGAGCAATTTCTGAGGATGAATTGCTTCAGCCAGTGACTATAGTGATTAAG GCTACTCAATTTGACAATGCAGATAGGTATGCTCTGGCAACACTGACTGTAGCACGACCAGGTTCTTCAACTCGAGACCTTACTTTCCTGCAAAGCCATTACTACGCTGGTGTTTTAGAAAATACTCCTATCGGCAGTGTTATTCTCACAGTTGTGACAAATAAACCTAGGAATAAG CGAATTAGATACTGGCTAAGTGAGTATGAAAGCATGTTTCAAGTGACACCGAGTGGAGATATTACACTCTTACAAGCACTGGATTATGAAACTGAGGAGCTGTATACTTTTAATGTGCATGCTTCTGATACTTTCTCC aatgccACTTGTTTTGTGAACATCACAGTACTGAATGTAAATGACTGGGATCCCAGGTTTAG gtatCCTCAATATGAGTTTTTCCTCAATGATGATGCACTAATACCTGGAAGTGTTGTGGGCAAGGTAGAGGCTGCGGATGGAGACAAAAATGATTACATTACACTTTCTCTGCGAGGTCCAGCAGCCAA GATGTTTTCAGTGAATGAAGAAGGAGTTATAACCCTTTGTGATGTCACTGCATTTAACAGTTCTACCGCTCATCTTGTGGCTGTTGCAACTGATAGCGGCATTCCACCAAGACAA GCTTCTGTGCCAGTGATAGTTCATATTCCTGGCGTCATGGTTGGCGGCTGGGCAACACGTGGACCTGGTTTTGTGACTACAGTTATTTTCGGAACCACTCTGAGCGTACTTGCACTAATAATTATTCTATTATTGGCCTACATCcacaaaaa TAAGAAACAGAAATCTGCCACAAGACTCGAGAACAACATGAATAAATTCGGTGGTTTTGTTGCTAGTCCTGTGTACCCAGAAAAAGTCGTAGGAATTGGTAAAATGGAGAACCCTGTATTCAATGGCGGAAGAAATACATCGCCTTCACAATTTAGCACAGCAACAGTTAAAA gtatAATGTCACCAAATCGTATGAATAATTCGCAGTTAAGCGCAACAACATCGCACAGAATAAAGCAAAAAATAGCTCCTGCTCCACCTCAAGTGCCTAAATTATCAACTCCTAGTCCACCTCATTCTAGATTAtggcctcagggctcatttccACGCCGAGTGAAAAAGCTGAGTTGGAATGATGAAAGTGATTCATATCAGAGAAGG GGTGATGTCGACTCAGAAGTTAACTCTTCTCCACTGGCTCTGGAAAATAATAAAGGCTCAGAGCATATGAACCTTACCGTCTACTTCTAA